One genomic region from Quercus robur chromosome 4, dhQueRobu3.1, whole genome shotgun sequence encodes:
- the LOC126720240 gene encoding organic cation/carnitine transporter 3-like produces MALPNTIHNLTEPHSTEQQTPWIKQVLPSLSLDETIEQIMGRFGWSQFLQAILVSVPTFFDAQQTFISIYTDAEPKWHFNFSTTCNRCQISKSDWSWPSWDESSQKTIISDWGFECASSFMIGLHASSFFIGSLIGGFTLAMLGDILLGRKNLLYLSCLIMSIVSLLMAFSMSIWMYSMLRLVSGIGRASIMTCSLILLTQRVRKR; encoded by the coding sequence ATGGCCTTACCAAATACAATCCACAATCTCACAGAGCCTCACTCAACCGAGCAACAGACTCCATGGATCAAACAAGTCCTTCCTTCATTGTCTCTGGATGAAACAATTGAACAAATTATGGGACGTTTTGGGTGGTCTCAGTTCTTGCAAGCCATCCTCGTTTCAGTTCCAACTTTCTTTGATGCACAACAAACATTTATCAGCATCTATACTGATGCTGAGCCAAAATGGCACTTCAACTTCAGCACAACATGCAACAGGTGTCAAATCTCAAAAAGTGATTGGTCTTGGCCCTCTTGGGATGAATCTTCTCAGAAGACAATTATATCAGACTGGGGTTTCGAATGTGCTAGTTCATTCATGATAGGCCTTCATGCTTCATCCTTCTTCATAGGCAGCCTAATAGGTGGATTCACTCTTGCTATGCTTGGTGACATCCTTCTTGGTAGGAAGAACTTACTTTACCTCTCATGTCTAATAATGTCCATTGTCTCACTTCTCATGGCATTTTCGATGAGCATTTGGATGTACTCAATGTTGAGACTTGTAAGTGGGATTGGACGTGCATCAATTATGACATGCTCTCTTATATTGTTAACACAGAGAGTGCGAAAAAGGTAG